From the genome of Maribacter algicola, one region includes:
- a CDS encoding phosphoenolpyruvate hydrolase family protein gives MKEEILKKLNHLIDQNIPIIGGGAGTGLSAKCEENGGIDLIVIYNSGRYRMAGRGSLSGLLAYGNANDIVKEMAKEVIPVVKNVPVLAGVNGTDPFVNFNLLFKELIDLGFVGVQNFPTVGLIDGVFRQNLEETGMGFDKEVEMIALANKHGLLTTPYVFSTEEAIAMTKAGADVIVCHMGLTTSGSIGAQTSKTLDECVELIDTWAEAARNINKDIIVLCHGGPIAMPEDASYILKKCKNINGFYGASSMERLPTEIAIKNQIEAFKKITF, from the coding sequence ATGAAAGAAGAAATATTAAAGAAACTAAACCATCTTATTGACCAGAACATTCCAATAATAGGTGGCGGAGCTGGTACTGGCCTATCTGCAAAATGTGAGGAAAATGGAGGAATCGATTTGATTGTAATTTATAATTCCGGACGCTATAGAATGGCCGGTAGAGGATCCTTATCTGGCTTGCTAGCCTATGGTAACGCCAATGACATAGTAAAGGAAATGGCTAAGGAAGTCATTCCTGTTGTAAAAAATGTACCGGTTTTAGCTGGTGTCAACGGCACGGACCCCTTTGTAAATTTTAATTTACTTTTTAAGGAATTGATAGACCTTGGCTTTGTAGGCGTACAGAATTTTCCAACCGTAGGATTAATCGATGGCGTCTTTAGACAAAACCTGGAAGAAACGGGCATGGGTTTTGACAAGGAAGTGGAAATGATAGCACTTGCCAACAAGCATGGTTTACTTACCACGCCCTATGTTTTTAGTACGGAAGAAGCCATTGCCATGACCAAAGCTGGTGCCGATGTGATTGTTTGCCATATGGGATTAACCACTTCTGGATCCATAGGTGCACAAACTTCCAAGACTTTGGATGAATGTGTAGAGCTGATTGATACCTGGGCAGAAGCCGCCAGAAACATAAACAAGGACATAATAGTGCTTTGCCATGGCGGTCCTATTGCAATGCCGGAGGATGCCAGCTACATATTGAAAAAGTGTAAAAACATCAATGGTTTTTATGGTGCTAGCAGCATGGAAAGGTTGCCAACGGAAATCGCTATTAAGAATCAAATAGAAGCGTTCAAGAAAATTACATTTTAA
- a CDS encoding alpha-hydroxy acid oxidase, protein MELKVNSKYPSIDDLRNKAKKRIPKFAFEYLDGGCNQDVNLIKNTAEIREVELSPYYLDAYKEPSLKTELFGHIYDAPFGISPIGLQGLMWPNSPEILARAAFNHNIPFILSTVTTSSIERISELTEGKAWFQLYHPTEDKLRDDILKRAAAAECPVLVILCDVPTFGYRPRDVRNGLAMPPKMSVSNVLQVLQRPAWAFNTLKYGQPGFETLKPYMPKGLNLSQLGKFMDQTFSGRLNEEKIKPIRDMWKGKLVLKGVATEQDAETAIKLGLDGIIVSNHGGRQLDAGQSSIKPLVGIAAKYGDKIKVMMDSGLRSGPDVARTIASGAEFTFLGRSFMYGVSALGKEGGNHTISLIKTELKQVMEQVGCEDVRKLPRHLVH, encoded by the coding sequence ATGGAATTAAAGGTAAATTCTAAATATCCCTCAATAGATGACCTAAGAAATAAGGCCAAAAAACGTATTCCAAAATTTGCTTTTGAATATCTGGATGGTGGTTGCAACCAAGATGTAAACCTTATTAAAAATACTGCCGAAATAAGGGAGGTTGAATTAAGTCCATATTATCTGGACGCTTACAAAGAACCATCTCTTAAAACCGAATTATTTGGACATATCTATGATGCTCCTTTTGGAATTTCACCCATTGGCCTACAAGGTCTTATGTGGCCTAATTCCCCTGAAATATTGGCAAGGGCGGCCTTTAACCATAACATTCCTTTTATACTGAGTACCGTTACTACCAGTAGCATAGAGCGAATTTCGGAACTTACAGAAGGAAAGGCTTGGTTTCAGTTGTACCACCCTACCGAAGATAAATTAAGAGATGACATTCTAAAACGTGCGGCGGCCGCTGAATGTCCTGTATTGGTCATTTTATGTGACGTACCCACCTTTGGATATAGACCCCGTGACGTTAGAAACGGACTGGCAATGCCCCCAAAAATGTCAGTGTCCAATGTACTTCAAGTATTACAGAGACCAGCTTGGGCTTTTAATACTTTAAAATATGGACAGCCAGGCTTTGAAACCTTGAAACCCTATATGCCAAAAGGACTGAACTTAAGTCAGTTAGGTAAGTTTATGGATCAGACGTTTTCCGGTAGGTTGAATGAAGAGAAAATTAAACCTATCCGGGATATGTGGAAGGGTAAATTGGTTCTAAAAGGTGTGGCAACTGAACAAGATGCAGAAACAGCAATTAAACTAGGACTAGACGGTATTATCGTTTCCAATCATGGCGGCAGACAATTGGATGCCGGACAGTCCAGTATCAAACCCCTAGTTGGTATTGCCGCTAAATACGGCGACAAAATTAAGGTAATGATGGATAGTGGTTTACGTTCAGGACCCGATGTGGCCCGTACTATAGCGTCTGGAGCCGAATTCACATTTTTAGGCAGATCTTTTATGTACGGCGTTTCAGCACTAGGTAAAGAAGGTGGAAATCATACTATTTCGTTAATAAAAACGGAACTGAAACAGGTCATGGAACAGGTAGGTTGCGAAGATGTAAGAAAACTACCCAGACATTTAGTTCATTAA
- a CDS encoding c-type cytochrome domain-containing protein yields MQETPDFVLFLGRFHPLVVHLPIGILIFAFFLELLSKFQKQSNFDAVIKIALLLGTISAFFASVLGYMLSQSGDYEEGMLNSHFWLGVATTAVTFLAWVLKTDFFPLPASFKVVRSNIAILTLIVVLISITGHYGGNLTHGSDYLTKYAPFNDDKKVELPALASLDEVVVYPYLVEPVLEAKCYSCHNESKQKGNLAMYTPELLMVGGKHGPILIAGDAEASEMYKRVTLPESDDEFMPPEGKTPLTEEEIAILKFWIDSVNVDFNKTFAQLKVPEEIQQIAANRLDLTYSGKLASDAMPKVNILDVKTIDALISEGFQVRELVLGSSLLDITLPDKTVNMKDGSVLDKKIALLVGIKDNVIRLDMGGNGVTDEHLKSIGKLSNLQQLKLPDNPISDKGISYLKELSELRSVNLYKTGISKASLSQFSEMTNLRKVYAWQTSIKSDDVVSYNSNEIGPEIILGL; encoded by the coding sequence ATGCAGGAAACTCCCGATTTTGTTTTGTTCCTTGGAAGGTTTCACCCGCTGGTGGTGCATTTACCTATTGGAATTTTGATATTCGCCTTTTTTCTGGAACTCCTAAGTAAATTTCAAAAGCAATCCAATTTTGATGCTGTTATTAAGATTGCTCTCTTATTAGGGACTATCAGCGCATTTTTCGCTTCCGTTTTGGGTTATATGTTATCACAAAGTGGAGATTATGAGGAAGGCATGTTAAACAGCCATTTTTGGTTGGGGGTTGCCACTACCGCAGTGACTTTTCTGGCTTGGGTATTAAAAACTGATTTTTTTCCATTGCCGGCATCTTTTAAGGTTGTTCGTTCAAATATTGCCATTCTTACCCTTATTGTGGTTTTGATCAGTATTACCGGTCATTATGGGGGTAATCTAACACATGGGTCCGATTACCTTACCAAATACGCGCCATTTAATGATGACAAGAAAGTTGAGCTTCCCGCATTGGCAAGTTTAGATGAGGTAGTCGTTTACCCGTATTTAGTTGAACCAGTCTTAGAAGCAAAATGTTATAGCTGCCATAACGAATCCAAACAAAAAGGAAACTTGGCTATGTACACTCCAGAGCTTTTAATGGTGGGCGGAAAGCACGGGCCTATATTGATTGCGGGAGATGCGGAAGCATCAGAAATGTACAAAAGGGTTACCTTACCGGAATCTGATGACGAGTTTATGCCACCCGAAGGCAAAACACCGCTTACCGAAGAAGAAATTGCGATATTAAAGTTTTGGATAGATAGTGTAAATGTTGATTTCAATAAAACTTTTGCGCAATTGAAGGTACCCGAAGAGATTCAACAGATTGCAGCGAATAGATTAGATCTTACGTATTCGGGTAAATTAGCCTCCGATGCCATGCCTAAAGTTAATATTTTGGATGTTAAAACTATTGACGCCCTAATTTCTGAGGGTTTTCAAGTTCGGGAATTGGTACTTGGATCTTCTTTATTGGATATTACCTTGCCAGATAAAACTGTGAATATGAAAGATGGATCAGTTTTAGATAAAAAAATAGCTTTGTTGGTAGGTATAAAAGACAATGTCATCAGATTGGACATGGGAGGTAATGGAGTTACAGATGAGCATTTAAAGTCTATAGGTAAATTAAGTAATTTGCAACAATTAAAATTACCCGATAATCCTATTTCCGATAAAGGAATTTCGTATTTGAAAGAGCTTTCCGAATTAAGAAGTGTCAATCTGTATAAGACAGGTATCAGCAAGGCAAGTTTGTCTCAATTTTCAGAAATGACCAATCTAAGAAAGGTTTATGCTTGGCAAACTTCTATAAAGTCAGACGATGTTGTTTCTTATAATTCTAACGAAATAGGTCCTGAAATTATCTTAGGCCTTTAA
- a CDS encoding DUF1553 domain-containing protein — protein sequence MYKFLLASVLAIICISCGGPELPETIALAYESLPKEIDFNQDIKPILSDKCYLCHGPDKAKISAGLQLHQSESAYAELPESPGKYALVPGNLKKSETYYRILSEDPSYVMPTPESHLSLTAREKALLIKWIEEGATYQEHWAFIPPKKSGPPKVANENLIANEIDNFIVARLEQKNLVPSKKADRETLLRRLSFDLTGLPPTVEEINAFIADTAINAYEKQVDRLLASPHYGEHMALDWMDLSRYADTHGYTVDQYRDVSAWRDWVIKSFNENKRYDEFIQWQLAGDMLPNPTKEQILATTFNRLHPQNMEGGIVEEEFRSEYVADRTNVMGEGLLGLTVACAKCHDHKYDPISQKNYYEMYSFFNNINESGQISWDFSMPVPTLLLPTKEQEEFLAYVDTLIAEKEAEKTQIVAKEIDSFEEWLRSENYNNENVNRLPTALSVKMNFDGGSLYNTAPNGNKAKMRTQFTENEKAKFSQGHTGQGLELDGDVWMDLETKGIFHRYQPFSIGLRIFVPKDLENGVILHKMIGTRLFSYRGYHLNIKDNKLELLMAHVYPDNAIVERTLEDVPKEQWVQLTMTYDGSSKALGFKIFVDGTEMKTKVVNDNLTKDIVYDHEKNPRRNKEPGIQVGARWRGKGIGGAIVDDLLVFDKELSHLEVLKIADTDRFKEIIGKTYSSLSAADKKLLKDYYQATKSSSYKAKLAELQETRKLYNDSIEAIPEIMVMKEMDAPRPTYILERGQYDAYGAQVFPNTPEKIFPFSDSLPNNRLGLSEWIIAEDNPLTARVAVNRYWKNIFGTGLVKTVEDFGNQGEMPSHPKLLDWLAIRFMESGWNVKALHKFMVMSNTYQQSSIATPEHMEIDVENRLLARGPVKRLTGEMLRDNALAASGLLNRKIGGPSVRPYQPEGLWKINNAEYTEDTGDKLYRRSLYTIWKRSVPHPTIATFDAPDRSFCTVRRQKTNTPLQALVLLNDPTYIEAARVLGKNMMEFASISEGISYTFKQLSGRSITKDELSLLLSLRNEEYENFEQNPEKAKGWLNTGEFEIDGGIDTNILAANAVVASTIMNLDATITKR from the coding sequence ATGTATAAATTTTTGCTGGCCAGTGTATTGGCAATCATATGTATTTCTTGTGGCGGTCCGGAACTACCGGAGACCATTGCTTTGGCTTATGAGAGTTTACCGAAGGAAATTGATTTTAATCAAGATATAAAACCTATTTTATCCGATAAATGTTATCTCTGTCATGGTCCGGATAAGGCTAAAATTTCTGCGGGTCTGCAGTTGCATCAATCCGAATCTGCTTATGCGGAATTGCCAGAATCGCCCGGTAAGTATGCTTTGGTTCCTGGAAACCTAAAAAAAAGCGAGACTTATTATCGAATTCTTTCCGAAGACCCTAGTTATGTGATGCCAACCCCTGAATCCCATCTATCCTTAACCGCAAGGGAAAAGGCTTTATTGATTAAATGGATTGAGGAAGGCGCAACTTACCAAGAACATTGGGCATTCATACCACCAAAAAAATCAGGACCTCCAAAGGTTGCCAATGAAAATTTAATTGCCAATGAAATCGACAACTTTATAGTTGCACGATTAGAACAAAAAAATCTGGTGCCATCAAAAAAGGCGGACCGCGAAACACTGTTGCGGAGGCTTTCATTTGATTTAACAGGTTTACCACCCACTGTTGAGGAGATCAATGCATTTATTGCCGATACCGCCATCAATGCCTATGAAAAACAAGTTGACCGATTACTTGCGTCACCTCATTATGGGGAACATATGGCATTGGATTGGATGGACCTTTCCAGGTATGCGGATACCCACGGTTATACTGTAGATCAGTATCGAGATGTTTCTGCCTGGAGAGACTGGGTCATTAAATCCTTTAATGAAAATAAAAGGTACGATGAGTTCATACAGTGGCAATTGGCCGGTGATATGTTGCCCAACCCTACGAAAGAACAAATTTTAGCCACCACATTCAATAGATTACATCCCCAAAATATGGAAGGTGGTATTGTAGAGGAGGAATTCAGGTCAGAATATGTTGCAGATCGAACCAATGTGATGGGCGAGGGCCTTTTGGGACTCACGGTGGCATGTGCCAAATGCCATGACCACAAGTATGATCCTATTTCCCAAAAGAACTATTACGAAATGTATAGTTTTTTTAATAACATAAATGAATCGGGTCAAATATCATGGGATTTTTCAATGCCAGTGCCAACCTTATTATTGCCAACAAAAGAACAGGAAGAGTTTTTGGCCTATGTAGATACTTTAATAGCGGAGAAAGAGGCTGAAAAAACTCAGATAGTTGCGAAGGAAATAGACTCCTTTGAGGAATGGTTGCGTAGCGAGAATTATAATAACGAAAATGTAAATAGGTTGCCTACTGCACTATCGGTGAAAATGAATTTTGATGGTGGTAGTTTGTATAATACGGCACCCAATGGCAATAAGGCCAAAATGCGTACCCAGTTCACTGAAAATGAAAAGGCTAAATTTTCCCAAGGGCATACTGGTCAAGGGCTAGAACTGGATGGGGACGTTTGGATGGATTTGGAAACAAAGGGAATTTTTCATCGCTACCAACCTTTTAGCATCGGCCTAAGGATTTTTGTTCCAAAAGACTTGGAAAATGGTGTCATCTTACATAAAATGATAGGTACTCGCCTTTTTAGTTATAGGGGCTATCACTTAAATATTAAGGATAACAAGTTGGAATTGCTTATGGCGCACGTCTATCCAGATAACGCAATAGTAGAAAGAACTTTGGAGGATGTTCCCAAAGAGCAATGGGTGCAATTGACAATGACCTATGATGGATCTAGTAAAGCCCTGGGTTTTAAGATTTTTGTGGACGGTACCGAAATGAAAACGAAAGTGGTAAATGACAATCTTACCAAGGATATCGTCTATGACCATGAAAAAAACCCAAGACGAAACAAAGAACCTGGAATACAGGTGGGGGCTAGATGGAGAGGAAAAGGTATTGGTGGAGCCATCGTAGATGACCTTCTGGTTTTTGATAAGGAACTATCACATTTGGAAGTGTTGAAAATAGCGGATACCGATCGCTTTAAAGAAATAATTGGCAAAACCTATTCTAGTCTTTCAGCTGCAGATAAAAAACTGCTGAAGGACTATTATCAAGCCACGAAATCTAGCAGCTACAAAGCTAAATTAGCAGAACTGCAAGAAACAAGAAAACTCTATAACGATAGTATAGAAGCCATACCGGAAATTATGGTCATGAAAGAGATGGATGCCCCTAGACCGACCTATATTTTGGAAAGAGGCCAATATGATGCATACGGGGCACAGGTATTTCCAAATACCCCTGAAAAAATATTTCCTTTCTCGGACAGTCTTCCAAATAACAGATTGGGACTTTCAGAATGGATAATTGCTGAGGATAACCCTTTGACGGCCCGGGTGGCAGTGAACAGGTATTGGAAAAATATTTTTGGTACCGGCCTGGTAAAAACCGTAGAGGATTTTGGAAATCAGGGGGAGATGCCCTCACACCCCAAATTACTGGACTGGTTGGCCATACGTTTTATGGAATCGGGTTGGAATGTAAAGGCATTGCACAAATTCATGGTGATGTCCAATACTTACCAACAATCTTCAATAGCAACACCGGAGCATATGGAAATTGATGTTGAGAATAGGTTGTTGGCGCGTGGTCCGGTAAAAAGATTAACAGGTGAAATGTTGCGGGACAATGCATTGGCTGCATCCGGATTATTGAATCGAAAAATAGGAGGTCCCAGTGTACGTCCTTACCAACCTGAAGGTTTATGGAAAATCAATAATGCCGAATATACCGAGGATACAGGTGACAAATTATATCGCCGTAGCTTGTACACCATTTGGAAGCGTTCCGTACCCCACCCAACTATTGCCACTTTTGATGCGCCTGATAGGTCTTTCTGTACCGTGAGAAGACAAAAGACCAATACCCCATTGCAGGCATTAGTGCTTTTAAATGACCCTACATACATAGAGGCCGCTAGGGTTTTGGGCAAGAATATGATGGAGTTTGCAAGTATCTCAGAAGGTATTTCCTATACGTTCAAACAACTCTCCGGAAGGTCTATAACAAAAGATGAATTAAGTTTATTGTTGTCGCTTAGAAATGAGGAGTACGAAAATTTTGAACAAAATCCGGAAAAGGCAAAAGGTTGGCTAAATACTGGAGAATTTGAAATTGACGGCGGTATTGATACTAATATATTGGCAGCAAATGCAGTGGTAGCCAGTACCATTATGAATTTGGATGCCACCATAACCAAAAGATAA
- a CDS encoding twin-arginine translocation signal domain-containing protein: MNKRRDFLKKTTLAGAALTTIPCFGFHILKKPALKGEIIGHGDYKYKVNENWAQIGLSKPLLNCHEMVMDSKGRLIMIGDHTANNILIFDKSGKILDYWGSAYPGGHGLSITNEGGEDFLYLTDSGWYQDNAGKWNRQSGRVSKTTTDGKVLFDIGHPQTIGIYKPGDYFQPTETAIGPNGDIYVADGYGMDYIIQYSAKGEYIRHWGGHDNTDENYNLSNAHGVAIDYRDAKNPMVVCTSRNDKAFKFFTLDGVYVKTLTLPNMQVCRPVFDDKNLYAGVCWSEPKDKSINANEGHTGFMTILEGDTVVSNPGGTEPIYISGKLQDSYQIATKPILHGHDVCIDEDKNVYVCQWNANRTPPIKLERV; this comes from the coding sequence ATGAACAAAAGAAGAGATTTTTTAAAGAAAACTACCCTTGCTGGTGCTGCACTTACCACTATACCATGTTTTGGGTTTCACATTTTAAAAAAACCTGCTTTAAAAGGGGAAATTATCGGGCATGGGGATTATAAGTATAAGGTCAATGAAAATTGGGCCCAGATTGGTCTTTCGAAACCACTTCTAAATTGTCACGAAATGGTGATGGACAGTAAAGGAAGGTTGATCATGATCGGTGACCATACGGCCAATAACATTCTCATTTTCGATAAATCAGGAAAAATTTTGGATTATTGGGGAAGTGCCTACCCTGGAGGTCACGGACTTTCCATAACCAATGAGGGCGGTGAGGATTTTTTATATCTCACCGATTCCGGTTGGTACCAAGATAATGCGGGCAAATGGAACCGACAAAGCGGACGCGTAAGTAAAACAACAACAGATGGTAAAGTATTGTTCGATATTGGTCACCCGCAAACCATAGGCATATATAAGCCAGGAGACTATTTTCAACCAACTGAAACCGCCATTGGACCCAATGGAGATATTTATGTTGCCGATGGTTATGGAATGGATTATATTATTCAATACAGCGCTAAAGGAGAGTATATCAGACATTGGGGCGGTCATGATAATACCGATGAAAATTATAATCTCTCCAATGCACACGGTGTTGCCATAGACTATAGAGATGCTAAAAACCCAATGGTAGTTTGTACATCTAGAAATGATAAAGCCTTTAAGTTTTTTACCTTGGATGGGGTTTATGTAAAGACCCTCACGCTACCAAATATGCAAGTGTGCAGACCTGTTTTTGATGATAAAAACCTCTATGCAGGGGTATGCTGGTCAGAACCAAAGGATAAAAGTATTAATGCAAATGAAGGGCATACAGGTTTCATGACCATTTTGGAGGGTGATACCGTGGTATCCAATCCCGGCGGCACGGAACCAATCTATATAAGTGGTAAACTACAGGACTCTTATCAAATAGCCACCAAGCCAATTTTACATGGTCACGATGTTTGTATTGATGAGGATAAGAACGTATACGTCTGTCAATGGAACGCCAATAGGACTCCACCTATAAAATTGGAACGAGTTTAA
- a CDS encoding Tm-1-like ATP-binding domain-containing protein, protein MKTGKAYIIGTFDTKGGELNFIKTCLENTGVSTVCVDVSTKSTTENNQGIDVTSETLFPNVYNTTFSSRGDAISQMGKALKKYLLAQDDIGGVIAVGGSGGTSLVSNAMKALPVGLPKVIVSTMASGDIRPYVGASDIYMVYSITDIKGINAISNTILSNAAHALSGMLLNHPPVFKSDLDSLGITMFGVTTPCANQLVDKLENDYDCLVFHATGVGGQSMEKLIDSGYIKYVLDITTTEIADHLMGGVLSAGEDRMGAIIRTKIPYVGSVGALDMVNFGELSTVPEKYKDRNLYVHNEQVTLMRTSPEENRLMGKWIADKLNKMEGEVRFLLPEKGVSAIAVEGQAFYDPEADRALFESLEKEVKQTSKRKLIRLPYAINDSEFSASVIKNFEEIKNN, encoded by the coding sequence ATGAAAACTGGTAAAGCATACATTATAGGCACGTTCGATACTAAAGGAGGTGAACTTAATTTTATAAAAACCTGTCTTGAAAATACAGGTGTCAGCACCGTTTGTGTCGATGTGAGTACAAAAAGTACAACGGAAAACAACCAAGGCATAGATGTTACTTCAGAAACACTATTCCCAAATGTATACAATACCACTTTCTCATCTCGTGGAGACGCTATTTCACAAATGGGCAAGGCCTTGAAAAAATATTTGCTTGCCCAAGACGATATAGGAGGGGTCATTGCCGTTGGTGGTTCCGGTGGTACAAGTCTGGTTTCCAATGCCATGAAGGCACTTCCTGTAGGCTTACCAAAGGTTATAGTATCTACAATGGCATCCGGTGACATACGCCCTTACGTGGGTGCCAGTGATATTTATATGGTTTACTCAATTACAGATATAAAAGGCATCAACGCCATATCAAACACTATTTTGAGTAATGCAGCCCATGCCCTATCCGGTATGCTATTAAATCATCCACCAGTATTTAAAAGTGATTTAGATAGTTTGGGCATTACTATGTTCGGGGTAACCACACCCTGCGCCAACCAATTGGTAGACAAACTGGAAAATGATTATGATTGCCTTGTTTTTCATGCTACTGGAGTTGGTGGGCAGAGTATGGAAAAATTAATAGATTCTGGATACATAAAATATGTGCTGGATATCACCACTACTGAAATAGCCGATCATCTAATGGGGGGCGTTTTAAGTGCTGGCGAGGATAGAATGGGTGCTATAATCAGGACAAAAATTCCCTATGTAGGATCTGTTGGGGCCTTGGATATGGTAAACTTTGGCGAATTAAGCACGGTACCCGAAAAGTATAAGGACAGAAATCTGTATGTCCATAATGAGCAAGTAACCCTTATGCGAACCAGCCCAGAGGAAAATAGATTAATGGGTAAATGGATAGCCGATAAATTAAATAAAATGGAAGGCGAAGTACGCTTTCTACTTCCTGAAAAAGGAGTATCAGCCATAGCTGTTGAAGGTCAAGCCTTCTATGACCCAGAAGCGGACAGGGCACTCTTCGAGTCCTTGGAAAAGGAAGTCAAACAGACCAGTAAGCGTAAACTTATACGATTGCCTTATGCAATTAACGATTCAGAATTTAGTGCTTCGGTAATCAAAAACTTTGAAGAAATTAAAAACAATTAA
- a CDS encoding cupin domain-containing protein, whose protein sequence is MGEAIKNFILEAEATMEKHDWGTLRWVSNPTVQGAKQITSLVVHLPKDQGHNFHLHPTQEEVIFVIEGSIEQWIGKEKHILNPGDSVFIPANTVHASFQIGDKEAKLLATLGPCSDNEVGYDIQDMSIESPYNTLRD, encoded by the coding sequence ATGGGAGAAGCTATAAAAAACTTTATTCTTGAGGCTGAAGCCACAATGGAAAAGCACGATTGGGGAACCTTACGTTGGGTATCAAACCCAACGGTACAGGGCGCTAAACAGATTACATCATTGGTAGTACACCTACCAAAAGACCAAGGGCATAACTTTCACTTACATCCCACACAAGAAGAGGTTATTTTCGTAATTGAAGGATCAATTGAACAATGGATTGGGAAAGAGAAACATATCCTAAATCCGGGTGACTCGGTATTTATTCCTGCTAATACCGTACATGCTTCTTTCCAAATTGGGGATAAAGAAGCTAAATTATTGGCCACTTTGGGTCCATGTTCAGATAATGAAGTTGGATATGATATTCAAGATATGTCTATAGAAAGTCCATATAACACACTTCGTGACTAA
- a CDS encoding DUF1501 domain-containing protein codes for MCDGHDTLRSNNKDLQQVEKQWDRRNFLTKTSLGLGALALGSLMNPERTFASLAGGGSENDAVNSILKNKLGLPHHVPKAKRIVYLFQSGGPSQLDMFDYKPKIKDMFGKDLPASIRKGQRLTGMSADQSIFPIAPSIMDFKQYGESRAWVSELMPHLAEVVDDLCFVKSMQTDAINHDPAITFMQTGNQLPGRPSIGSWLSYGLGSDNENLPTFITLISKNMAGQPLYSRLWGNGFLPTEHQGVQFRSGKDPVLFLSDPENYDGHDRRKMLDYLGKLNDLQHDAYGDPEIQARMAQYEMAFRMQTSVPEVTDMSDEPDYIFDLYGKDSRDPGTYAANCLMARKLLEKDVKFVQLYHQGWDQHIGCPEGVRAQCKRTDQANAALIKDLKQRGMLEDTLVIWGGEFGRTVYSQGQLTKTDYGRDHHPKAFTMWMAGAGVKPGFTYGETDDFSYNVVENPVHIHDFHATLLHLFGIDHEQLTFKHQGRRFRLTDVHGKVVKDILT; via the coding sequence ATGTGCGACGGTCATGATACGTTACGGTCTAACAATAAGGACCTCCAACAAGTAGAGAAACAATGGGATAGGCGTAATTTCTTAACCAAGACTTCCCTAGGTTTAGGTGCCCTGGCACTGGGTTCGCTTATGAATCCAGAAAGAACTTTTGCATCCCTGGCTGGCGGCGGTTCAGAAAATGATGCGGTAAATTCTATTCTAAAGAATAAATTAGGACTACCTCACCATGTACCCAAAGCAAAACGAATTGTGTATTTGTTTCAGAGTGGTGGTCCGTCACAATTGGACATGTTTGATTACAAACCCAAGATCAAGGATATGTTCGGAAAAGATTTACCTGCGTCGATTAGAAAAGGACAAAGATTAACAGGTATGAGTGCCGACCAGTCAATTTTTCCTATTGCCCCATCCATAATGGATTTTAAGCAATATGGGGAATCACGCGCCTGGGTCAGTGAATTGATGCCGCATCTTGCTGAGGTGGTCGATGATCTCTGTTTTGTGAAATCTATGCAAACAGATGCTATAAATCACGATCCGGCCATCACCTTTATGCAGACTGGCAACCAATTACCAGGTAGGCCTTCTATCGGGTCTTGGTTAAGTTACGGGTTAGGGTCGGATAATGAAAACCTGCCAACTTTCATAACCTTGATAAGCAAGAATATGGCCGGTCAGCCATTATATTCCAGATTATGGGGCAATGGTTTTTTGCCAACGGAACACCAAGGGGTTCAATTTCGTTCAGGAAAGGACCCCGTACTGTTCTTGAGCGACCCGGAAAATTATGATGGACATGACAGACGCAAAATGTTGGATTATTTGGGAAAACTCAACGATCTACAACACGATGCCTACGGCGACCCCGAAATACAGGCGAGAATGGCGCAGTATGAAATGGCATTCAGAATGCAAACTTCCGTTCCAGAAGTGACCGATATGTCAGATGAGCCGGACTATATTTTTGATCTTTATGGTAAGGACAGTAGAGACCCTGGTACTTATGCAGCCAACTGTTTAATGGCACGGAAGCTTCTGGAGAAAGACGTCAAATTTGTGCAATTGTACCATCAAGGGTGGGATCAACATATTGGTTGCCCGGAAGGGGTACGAGCACAGTGTAAACGTACAGATCAAGCCAACGCGGCATTGATAAAAGATTTGAAACAACGTGGTATGTTGGAAGATACTTTGGTGATTTGGGGCGGTGAATTCGGGCGTACCGTATACTCTCAAGGGCAACTGACCAAAACCGACTATGGCAGGGATCATCACCCTAAAGCATTTACCATGTGGATGGCCGGGGCAGGGGTAAAGCCAGGGTTTACTTATGGAGAGACAGATGATTTTAGTTATAATGTAGTTGAGAATCCGGTGCATATTCATGATTTTCATGCTACTCTATTGCATTTGTTTGGCATTGATCACGAACAACTTACCTTTAAACATCAGGGAAGACGTTTTAGATTGACGGATGTACATGGTAAGGTGGTAAAAGATATTTTGACATAA